Genomic segment of Polycladomyces abyssicola:
ATTCAGGATGCCGTCGCCGATGCGGCTGTCCGTCATCAATTGATGGCCTGCCTCGTGGATGAGGAATGGATTGCACTGTGCAAAACCGATCCCGAGGAGGCGCGACGTCGTATGGAGAGTTGGGTCGAACAGGCGGCCACGGCGGAAATCAGCGGGTGATCCGCTCGGATCGGGCAGTGAGGAGGACACAGACGATCATGCGAACGGTAGTGGTGGGAACCAGGAAAAGCGCTTTGGCGCTGACCCAGACCGGTTGGGTGATGGACCGGCTTCGGGAAGCGAATTCCCGCTGGGAACTGCGTCAGGAAAAAATCGTGACCAAAGGAGATCGCATTTTGGATGTCACCTTGTCGAAAATCGGAGGCAAGGGGCTATTCGTCAAGGAGATCGAACAAGCGCTGTTGGACGGAAGGATCGATATCGCCGTCCACAGCATGAAGGATATGCCCGGTGAAATACCGGACGGTTTGGTGATCGGCGCTGTGACGCGGCGGGAAGACCCACGCGATTGTCTGATCACCCGCAGTGGGCAATCATTGGAGGAATTGCCGTCCGGTGCGCGGATCGGAACCAGCAGTTTGCGCAGGCAAGCGCAAATATTGGCGTATCGGCCAGATGTTACGGTGGAACCGGTGCGCGGCAATCTGGACACCCGCCTGCGCAAAATGCAGGAAGGGCAGTTTGACGGCATTCTTCTGGCGGTGGCGGGTTTGTCCCGGATGGGCTGGCAAGATCGTGTGACGCAAGCGCTTTCGACGGATATCATGGTGCCGGCCGTGGGGCAAGGGGCATTGGCCATCCAATGTCGTGCAGATGATACTGAAGTGTTGGAAGGATTGAAGAAGATCAACGATCCAGAGACCGAACGGGCCGTTCGAGCGGAACGGGCGTTTTTGCATGCGTTTGAAGGCGGGTGTCATCTGCCGGTCGGCGCGTACGCCGAGGAAACGGGCGGATTGATTCGGCTGATCGGCATGGTGGCGCATCCGGACGGCCAGAAGGTGTTACGCGGCACTGTAGAAGGCACGGAACCGGAGCAAGTCGGACGTACATTGGCACAGCAGTTGCTGGAAAAGGGAGCGGGAGAATTGTTGTCGGCTTTACGAGAGGGGATGAGCAGATGAACGCAGGCACCGTCTACTTGGTGGGAGCAGGTCCCGGCGATCCTGGGCTGATCACGGTCAAAGGGAAGGAAGCGATCGAAAAATCCGATGTGATCGTGTATGACCGGTTGGCCAGCCCCCGATTGCTGAAATATGCCAAACCGGATGCCGAGCGGATTTACGTGGGGAAAATGCCGGACCGGCACACCTTGACGCAGGAAGAGATCAACCAACTGCTGGTGGAGAAAGCGAAAGAAGGCAAAACGGTCACCCGGCTGAAAGGGGGAGATCCGTTCGTTTTCGGTCGGGGCGGCGAAGAGGCGGAGACGTTGGCGGAGCACGGCATCCCGTTTGAGGTGGTGCCGGGGATCACTTCGGCCATCGCCGTCCCTGCCTACGCCGGGATTCCGGTAACGCACAGGGACATCAACCCTTCCTTCACCATCGTGACCGGTCATGAACGGCCGGAAAAAACGGAATCCACCATCCGTTGGGACAAATTGGCCACTGCTTCGGAAACGTTGATTTTCCTGATGGGCGTGGGTAATTTGCCGTTTATCCGAGATCAGTTGATCCGGCACGGCCGTTCGGAAAACACCCCTGTCGCCCTGATCCGTTGGGGCACGCGCGTGGAACAGGAAGTGCTGACGGGGACGTTGGGGGACATTGTGGAAAAGGTGCGGGAAGCCAATTTCCGACCGCCTGCCATTATCATTGTGGGTGAAGTGGTCCGGTTGCGTGACAAGCTGAAATGGTTTGAGAACAAGCCGTTGTTCGGCCGTCGCGTGCTGGTGACACGGGCCCGCAGTCAAAGCAGTTCGTTGGTGGAGAAAATTGAGGCATTGGGCGGAGAAGCGGTTGAGTTTCCGGTGATTCACCTCACGCCTCCCAAAAGGCAGGACTTGCTGGATCAAGCGTTGAACCGGCTTGGGTTGTATGATTGGGTGGTATTCACGAGTGTCAACGGTGTCAAGTATTTCTTTCGCCGTTTGCGCGAGCTGAAGCTAGACATCCGATCGATGTCCCGGGCCAAGATAGCGGCGATCGGTCCGAAAACAGCAGAAGTCCTGGAAGAGAAAGGTCTTCGGGTTGAGGTGCTGCCCGACAAATTCCAGGCTGAGGCGTTGGTGGAACACTTGAAACCGTTGGTTCGTGCCGGGGAACGCATTCTGCTTCCTCGCGCCGACATCGCCCGCAAAGTGTTGGCTGTCGAGCTGGAGAAACTGGGGTGCCAAGTGGAGGAAGTAGACGCTTACGACACGGTTGTCGGCAACGAAAATGCGGAAGAAGTGGCCAACATGTTGGAAAACGGCGCCATTCACGTCATCACGTTTACCAGTTCGTCCACGGTCCGCAATTTCGTTGACGCCATTCGTTCCGTGCGGGAAAACTGGCTGTCCCTGATCCAAGGGACGCAAATCGCGTGCATCGGACCGATCACTGCCCAAACAGCGGAAGAACTCGGACTGACACCGGATGTGGTGGCGGAGCGCTTTACCATTGACGGGTTGATTGAGGCCATTGCCCAACATCCGCCGAAAGTGCTGACGAAGGGGGAGTTACGATGAAACCGTTCGCGCGGCATCGCCGGTTGAGAAGGAATGAAGCCATCCGAAGCATGGTGCGGGAACACCATGTGCAGGTGACGGATTTGATCTATCCGTTGTTCGTCGTAGAAGGAAACGGTGTAAAAGAAGAGATCCCGTCCATGCCGGGAGTCTATCATTTCTCTCTGGACCGGCTGGATGAAGAGATTGAAGAAGTGGTGGACCTCGGCATCCCGTCCGTCCTGATCTTCGGCGTGCCAGACGAAAAGGACGCCTGCGGCAGCTCCGCCTATGACGAAAACGGCATCGTCCAGCGGGCCATCCGTCGGATCAAAGAGCGGCATCCTAGGCTGTATGTCATCGCGGACACATGCTTGTGCCAGTACACCGACCACGGCCACTGCGGCGTGGTGGAAGACGGGGAGATCGTCAACGACGCATCATTGGAGCTGCTGGTGAAAACCGCTGTCTCCCAAGCACGTGCGGGTGCGGACATGATCGCGCCTTCCAACATGATGGACGGTTTTGTCGCTGCCATCCGCCAAGGGCTGGACGAAGCGGGGTTCACCCACATTCCGATCATGTCGTATGCGGTGAAGTATGCCTCCGCCTTCTACGGTCCGTTCCGCGATGCAGCTCACTCAGCACCCCAGTTCGGAGATCGCCGCACGTACCAGATGGACCCGGCCAACGCACGGGAAGCGCTGCGGGAAGCGGCTTCCGATGTGGAACAGGGAGCCGATCTTCTCATGGTGAAACCGGGCATGGCGTATCTGGACATTCTGTACCGGTTGAAAGAGCGGTTTGATCTGCCGGTGGCGGTGTACAACGTCAGTGCCGAGTATGCGATGGTGAAAGCGGCTGCGCAAAACGGGTGGATCGACGAACAGCGTATCGTGATGGAACTGATGACCGCGATGAAACGGGCCGGCGCCGACCTGATTCTGACGTATCACGCCAAAGACGTAGCCCGGTGGCTGCGAGGAGGGATGAACGGATGACCGCGCAAACGTTGGACCGATTGGATCAGGAAATCCTGAATTTGTTGCAGGAAGGCATTGAGTTGGTGGAACGCCCCTTCCTGGCGATCGCCGAGAAAGTGGGAACGACTGAAGAAGATGTCATGGAAAGAGTGCGCCGGTTGAAAGGGGACATCGTGAGGCAGATCTCGGCCATTTTTGATACGCGCACACTCGGATACCAATCCAGCTTGGTGGCGGCCAAAATTCCGGAAGAGCGGTTGGACGAGGCGGCGCAGATCATCAATGATCACCCCGGCGTCTCCCACAATTACAAGCGTAATCATGATTACAACCTGTGGTTTACGATCGCCGTGCCCCCGAACAGCCGTCTTGGCTTGGAAAAAACGGTGGATCTCTTGGGTGAGATGGCCAAAGTGGACGTGATCCGGTTGATGCCCACGCTGCGATTGTTCAAGATCGGCGTTCAACTGGACATGACCGGCAAAGAAGATCAGACCAAGGCAAAGGCGAAACCGGCTTACGGGGAAGAAGACCGGAAACAGGCGGCCAAAACCGTCACCGACTTCGACATTGCCGTCATTCGTGAACTACAGAAGGACTTGCCGATCGAGCCCCGGCCGTTTGACCGTTGGGCCCAAAACATCGGCATCAGCACGGAGGAACTCCTTCAGGCCGGTCGCGACCTGCAAGCCCGGAAACAGATGCGCCGGTTTGCAGCCGTGCTTCATCACCGCAAAGCCGGCTTTCGTTTCAACGGGATGGGCGTGTGGGCCGTACCGGAAGATCGGGTGGATGAGGTCGGACCGAAAATGGCTTCCTTCAAGGCGGTCAGCCACTGCTATTTGCGTCCGACGTACCCGGATTGGCCGTACAGCATCTTTACGATGGTACACGGCCGGACGATGGAGGAGTGCGAATCGATTCTGCAGGCGATCGAGGATGAAACGGGGATTACCGAGCGAGCCGTCTTGTACTCCACCAAAGAATACAAAAAGACTCGTGTTTCCTATTTCACTCCGGAAGCGGATGAGTGGGAGGAAAAAGTGATTCGCCGCTTCGGATTGTGAGTGAGATCGTGTATGAACTTTGCCCGCATTCACGCCTCTGAAGATCATAACCCCTGCCGTTCCATCGGTGGGGGTGTTTTGTTTTACAGAAAAAGTCTCCTGAAAAGCCCACGGCGCCTATAGGAAGTACCCTTGGGGTATTTCAATCGTGAAAAGGTGGGATTACTCGTTGCCTTCTGAAGAGGGCGCTTAAAAGCAACATTTTTTGTTTTTCATTCCGAAAGGATTTATCTCCGGCATTCTCACGTTGGCCGCCTGCACCGTGGGGACCCTGTTCATCACCGCGGGTCTCGGGGGAAGCAAGGGGAAACCGGCGGACTATCCGCTTCCCCAGGCTCTGGCCAAGGTGTACGGGGAGGGGACGCTCTTCCCCACCCTGGTGGCGGTCATCGGTCTGGCGGGTCTCATCGCCAGTCTTCACGGCTTTATCATCGGGTACTCCCGCCAAACCTTTGCCTTGTCCCGGGCCGGTTATCTCCCTTCGTTTCTTTCCCGGCTCAACCGTTGGAAGATTCCCCACTGGGCCTGATCGTCCCGGGATCTCTCGGGGTAACGTGCGCCGCCTCGGCGGATTTCGCCAACGCCCTGATCATTCTGTCCGTCTTTGGCGCGGTTCTCATGTACTGCCTGTCCATGGTATCGCTGTTCATTCTCCGAAGGAAAGAGCCGGATCTGGAACGGCCTTTCAAGGTCTTCTATCCCTGGGTGCCGGGAGTGGCGCTGATTCTCGGTCTGCTCGCTCTCTACAGCGTCATCAAGTACAGCGTGACCACGTCCCTGCCGTTCCTCGGTTTCCAACTTCCTTTAAGCTACGTCATCTTCGGTGTTTTCGGCTTGGGTATCTTGTACTATGCGGTGCGGGGGAGCGCACGCATCCGCCCCATCTCCGAGGAATTCGGGGCGATGCAAGTCTTGGAATAAAAAGGGGACACGTCGGACAGTGCCTAGAAAAGCAGCGAAAGCTATGCAAGTGCTGCAGATTGGATTTGGCGACAGAAGAGTCTAGCTGTCGATAATGGGCAGTAGGTCTTCCTATTTGGTATTAATCGAGCTGTTGGTCAGTACAGACTCCGAGCTAATTTTGACCCCCGCTTAATGGCGGAGGAAGGCGGCATAAAGAAGGGGATTGAGATAGGTCCTTTGAAACATTTTTTTGTCACCGGCTAATGGGAAAATGATGCGTAAATCACGGAAATTCACTTCAATCAACCAGGGGCGGCCCTTTTGATCGACTCCGACGTCTAACCCGGCATCAGCGAATGCGGGCCAAGTTTTCTCCAACTCTTGACAGGTCGCTATGGAGAGGTGGGAAATCCGATGGAGGATAGCTTGGATTCGTTGCTTAGGGAAGCAACGGTTGAGCACGGTCCAGGCCCTCATCGCTTTCCCGTTTTGGGCTATGTTCGTCATATGGCTTTGTTTCCGAGCCACTTTGGCCGCAATCCCGCTGATTTCCCATCTTCCGAAGCGCCCTTTCTGCACAGAAACCCGAAAATCAAAAGGTGCCCCGTTGAAACGGGCCAGCGGAATACCCTGCTGAACCAGATAGTAGCGTCGTTGTTTGAGGGTTCCCAGGTATCGGGCCAATCCGGAGGTGGACATCCGGGTTCTCTTGCCTATATATGGATGAACCAGGAAGGATCCTTTCCCCATGTTTTCGATCCTGATGATGTTCTGACCCAATGAGCCGATAACGGGCTTGATAAAAACCACCGGGTACTTATCGATCCACGCGACCGCTTTCGTGGTTTCCGTCAACGGGATCATGGCTGGCAGATGGGTCCGAACCGTTGGATTTCGAGACAGCAATCGATGAATGAACACTTTTTCGCGTCGGATCGGTGGGTTGAACAACCGCTTCCCCATTATCTGCGACAGACGGGTCAACTTCGGCGAATACCCCAGCACACGGCTGTGCACGACAGGGGGAAGGGGACGGTGAACAGGAATATAACTCCGGGAAGTCGGATGCCAGACATACCCTCTGATCCGGCGGTTCGTCAGGTCAAGACCCCTGAGGTCAAAAAGGACGGGCTGCAACCCTAGCCGCTTCCCAAACTGAAAATAGAGTTTCGCCTGTTCACGCGTGGCAAAACCGGCGCGAATGCGGTGTAATAGTTGGGACGACAACAAAATTCCCACGTTGTTTGAACAGTTCATTCCAGTACCCTCTCTCCATCAAACCAATTGATACTCAATTATATTACCAGGGAGGGAGGATGCCTGGACTTCCGTCCAAAAAAGGAGAATGGCCGTTAAATTGGGATATTCGCCGGTGTGAACAACCGATTTGTCGCCACATAGAATAAAGGAAATTCCCAGGGGGAGGAGACGACGATATGCGGATCGCTTTCATCAGTCCGGGAAGTTTCCCCGTCCCGGTTCATTATGGGGGCGGTTCAGTGGAAACGGCGATCACGAATATTGCTGGCAGACTGCCTGCACACTGGAACGTAACGGTACTGGGCAAACGTTTTCCCGGGTTGAAAGACAAGGAGACAAGGAATCGCGTCACGTACATCCGGATGGAAAACACCTCGCAAAGAAGTTATCTTCATTCCTGCATTCGGTATCTGAAAAAGTTTCCCCATGATATCGTCCAGGTGGAGAACCGGCCTTCGTTCGTCCCTCTTCTCAAAAAGCGGTTGCCTTGCCCCATATTGCTCTGTATGCATTCCCTGTTGTTTTTGCGTCCTTTCGCGTTGGGAGGTCGGAACCCACAAGACTGTCTGAATAGCGCCGATCACATCCTGACCAACAGCCATTATCTCCGGTCCCTCCTCTTGTCCCGTTACAGGACGTCCACCCCCGTCCGCGCTGTGCACCTGGGGGTGGACACAGGAGATTATAGATCCCGTTGGAGCCAGAAGGGAAAACGCATTCGCTACCGCCTCCGTTCCCGCTTCGGTTTAACGGGTCGGACCGTGGTTCTGTTCGCGGGCCGGTTGATTCCGATCAAGGGCGTCCACCTGTTGCTAGAATCCATGATCCAAGTGGTAAAAAAGAATCCGCGGATTCTCTGCATGGTGGTCGGCGGGAGCCGATATGGTTCAAACAGGGAAACGCGGTATGTGAGGAAATTGAAACAGATGGCGCGGTCGATCCACCCGCATGTCCGGTTTGCCGGAACCATCCATCCGACGAAGATGCCCCAGTATTACGCATTGGCGGACCTGGTGGTCACTCCCTCAATCGGACCGGAAGCTTTGGGATTGGTGAATTTGGAAGCGATGGCTTCGGGCCAGCCCGTCATCTCCACCGCCATCGGCGGCATTCGGGAAACGGTAAAAACAGGAGTGAACGGCATTCTGATCAAACCCTCTCGTTTGAAACAGGAGTTAACCGCCGCCATCCTGCATCTTTCGGAGAACCCAGCTTTGAGTGAGCGGCTGGGAAGAAATGGTCGTCTTTTCGCTGAACGCTGTTTTTCATGGGATCATACCGCTCGTCAGTACGCCAGAATCTATTACCAAATCCATTCTCCAAACAAAGGACGCACTTAAAAAGGATTCCTTGTGGTCCCCGATCGGGGGGACATCGCGACCGTAGAGGAGTTGGCCGGCCACGATACATGTGCCCAAACGGTACAACAAATCCTCTGCTAGAGAGCTGGAACAGTCGTTTGGATAAAGGTGGACATAAGCATATGTTTCGAAGAACACGGGCTACTCACTTCACTAACCCCTTATTAAGTGTGCTTTTTATTGGGGTTATCCATGTAGCCTAATAATTTGGAATGCTTCAGCATAATCACTGTAAATCGACTGTCCCCTGAACTTCGCTTTGGTCAGTATAGACTCTGGATTGATGGGATGTCGCTTGGTTCCCAATTGAGTTTTATATACATTTAATGCGTCTGCTTTTTTTTCTGCTTCCACTGAACTCATCGGGATGTACAGATGAGGTTGGAAACAAATCTCTCCGTCCGTTTCATAAACAATAACCGACCCGTTCCAATAATAGGGGCGGGTTGCCGTTAAGGCAGCTTGATGAAGCGCGGTATGATCCTGATGTTTTGTTTTGCTGGGGATATAAATGACAGTGGGATGAAAGTATTTGATTTCTTGCTCTATCTTTGATGCCAATTCAACTCTAGGAATCACATCCAACCGACTGTGATACTGTTCTGCTTCATAATCGGTATATAAAAAGCAGTAATCCTTAATCCCCAATATGGCATGTGATTGGTTCAATTCTTTTAAACGGACATTGCCATTATAAATTACATATTTATTTGTTTCTGTATCATATTTTTGGCTTTTTCCTTTAACGAACGATGCAATAACGATCCGGACGATACTGTTATTCTTTAAATATTTTTGAATCACCCCCCCACATCCGATGATTTCATCATCTGCATGAGGGGCTAAAATAAGCACCCTTTGTTTGGTGTATTGGATTGCCCCCATCTTTTCACCCTCTCTTTTCTCTTTTAATACAATAATTTATTGCGAATACGAGGGTATGGTGTGTTAGAAATGCCCTGGTTTTATAAACCAAATTAATTGTAGTCAACTTTGGTCCAATCACCAATCGGATATTTTTTCTATTATGTACTATGAGCCAAATCCAGGGGGAGATTGCAAATGCCAAAACCGATAACGGTCCTCCTGACGGGAGTCGGTTCCCCAGGCGCTCCAGGAGTGATTAAATCTCTACGGGCAGTCAAGGAATATGATTTTCGTATCATCGGGATCGATATGAATCCCCATGCGGCCGGCCAGGTCATGGTTGACAAATTTATCATCGGTCCCGAGGCCGCGGAACCAGACTTTGTCCCAAGACTTATACGTTTATGTTCAGCTGAGAACGTGGATGTCATTCTCCCTTTGGTATCCAAGGAGTTACCCCGATTTGCAAAGTGTCTCCACCGTTTCAAGAAGATTGGGACCGTGGTTTCCGTTTCCGAATACAATCGTTTGATGCAAGTGATGAATAAAGGAACCTTAATCCACACCCTGAAGAAGAAAGGGATTCCTACTCCCCGATCTGTGATTGTCAATACAGTGAAAGGATTACGCAAAGCACTGCATGATTTGGGATACCCCGATCACCCGGTATGCTTTAAACCAACGGTTTCCGATGGCAGCAGGGGATTTCGCATTCTAGATACGCAAAAAAACCGTTTGGATCCGCTCTTCAATGAAAAGCCCAATTCCGCGTATATCAGTGATCACGAACTCTTTCGTATTTTGAGTGATTGCTCGGTGATTCCGGAAACGATTGTTATGGAATATCTTCCCCATGAAGAATACAGTATCGATCTATTGGCCAGAGACGGGGAAGTCATCGTTGCGATTCCAAGGTTGAGGGAAGCCATCGTCAACGGGATTTCCGTCAAAAGTACGATCGTGAAAGAAGATGATGTGATTGCTTATGCTTCGCGCATTGTCAGAGAACTTCGTTTGCACGGGAATATCGGCGTACAAATATGTAGGGATAAAGACGCACAACCTAAAATTATCGAAATCAATCCCCGGATACAAGGAACCATTGTACATTGCACAGCGGCCGGCGTAAACTTGCCTTATTTGGCAGTAAAGTTGGCAAAAGGGATTCCTATTCATTCCTCAGAGTTGTCTGTTCGATGGGGAACCAGGATGACAAGGTATTGGGAGGAAGTCTTTTGGAGTGAAGAGGGTCTGCCGATCCAACCGGGAATCTGAACCTGTCGGGCGGGGAATCTAATTCATACACCATCCCTTCCCGATACGCAAGCTCCCTGTCGGCAACTATCCAGCAGCATACTGCGAGCAATCCGAACCGACAGATTCAATCCGATAGTACCCTGATATACTACCATTCTATAAAAAAGGAACGGAATACTGAGGGCGTGAAGCCATTAACTAACGAAGGAGTTAAATAAAATGGAAGGTGTTTCGGTGATCACTTGTACGATGAGGTCCAATCAAGTACACAATATTTTCAGGAACTTCGTCAGTCAAATGTTTAGAAAAAAAGAGCTGATCATTATCTTAAATCGAAAAAACATGAGCCTTCCCCAATGGCTGCAGGTAGCCAAAAAATTTAAGAATGTTCGTGTTTATAAAATTCCTGGGGATACATTGGGAGCATGTCTCAATTTCGGAATCACAAAAGCAAGGTATTCTTTCATCGCGAAATTTGATGATGATGATTACTATGCCCCCAAATATTTATCTCAAGCAGTACATGCTTTAAAAACAACTAACGCTTCAATGGTGGGGAAAGGGGCAACTGTTACCTATTTCGAAAATATAAAAACACTCGCTATCCGAAAACCCCATCATGAAAGCAAATTTTTGAATGAGATTCAAATGCCCGGACCTCATTTAGGCGGGGGTACCATGGTATTCAAAAAAAATGTGTATCCTTATGTTAAGTTTCCAAATCGAACTCTATGTGAGGATATCATATTTCAACAAAGACTTCGTATGAAAGGATATAAGATCTATTCAACGGACAGATATTATTACGTTTCCATCAGGCGAAAAAATAAACACACCCACACATGGAAAGGAACGGATGAGAAAGTGTTAAGAGAGTGTAAAATCATTGCACGCACTCAGGATTACAAATCGTACGCAAAAAAGGAGTTAATGTAGATGGAAGGCGTTTCGGTGATCACCTGTACGATAAGACCCAATCAAATACACAATGTTTTCGGGAACTTTGCCAGACAAATGTTCAAGAAAAAAGAGCTGATCATTATCTTAAATCGAAAAAACATGAACCTCCGTAGATGGTTGCAGATGGCGAAAAAATTTAAGAATGTTTATGTTTATCAAATGCCAGGGGGCCCTCTGGGAGTATGTCTTAATTTCGGGATCAGAAAAGCCAGGTATTCCTTCATCGTAAAATTTGATGATGATGATTACTATGCCCCCAAATATTTAACTCAGGCGGTGCATGCTTTAAAAACCACAGGCGCTTCATTGGTAGGGAAAGACGCACATACCACCTATTTTGAAGGAAAAAAGCTGATCGCCATTTAGACCCCATAATCAAAACCGGTATACAAATCATGTAGGCGGGGGTACGTTTGTATTTAAAAAAATGTGTTTCCTCATGTACAGTTTCCAGCGCGAACGCTAGGTGAGGACATCATATTTCAACAAAGGCTACTAAGGAAAGGATATAAGATTTATTCAACGGATCGATATCACTATGTTTCGATCAGGCGAAAAGACAAACGGAAACATACTTGGAAATAAAAGGATGGAATAGGGCTAAGATATTGCAAAATCATTGCTCGAAGCGAGAATTACAGATTGTACGTTTAAGATCAAGGAAATCCATAAGGAGGTGTTAAGGATTGGTATCGGTTTTATTCGTATGTTTGGGTAACATCTGCCGCTCCCCGATGGCCGAGGCAGTCCTACGCCACAAGCTCCGTCAGCAGGGTCTGGAGGAGAAGGTTCACGTTGACTCCGCCGGTACCGGGGATTGGCATGTGGGGGCTCCCCCTCATCACGGGACACGCGCCATACTGGCCCGGCAAGGGATCTCCTACGAAGGAATCAAGGCCCGGCAGGTCAAAAATGAAGACCTGACCCGGTTCGACTACATCGTAGTGATGGAAGATAGAAACCTGGCTTTCATCGAGCAGATGGTCGGGACTACGGACAATAGGTTCTGCCGGCTGACCGATTTCATCGGCGATCCCAACTATACCAAAGTGCCGGACCCCTACTTTACCGGCGACTTCGAAGAAACCTATCGATTGGTAGAGGCCGGCTGTGAAGGCCTCATCCGGACCATCCGGGCACGGGAAGAGATTTGATGCGGAAGGTCGGGCTCTAGGGCGTGTCTGGTAAAAATCCCCCCTTTAGTACCCTCAGGACGATGGGAGCGGCTCGCAAATGGACACGGCGCGGGGTCCTCACTGACTACCTCCTCCAACATGGGGCGCTCCCGGCCTACAAGGCGGCGGACGACTATCTTACCCAGGCGGAGGAGCGGCTCACCCAGCGCTTAAACCGGCTGTTTGAGGGGGTGCAGAACCGGCTCATATCCAAACTTCGCGATCTCGGGTATATTCCTGCGGATCCGGATCGCCGGCAGGAGTTCCTCCCCGAGTTTTTGGGCCACTTGTACGATGACCCCCCGGAGGAAGTCACACGGGCAGCCCTGGAGCACGCGGAAGCCGGTCGGCTGCTGACCTTCCAGGAGCTGACCGCTTTTGGGTTTACCTTTTCTTACAGCACTTTTGATCCATGGATCCGGGCGAGACTGGCCGAGAAGTTTTATCAGTTTTCCCAGGAGACTGCACG
This window contains:
- a CDS encoding low molecular weight protein-tyrosine-phosphatase translates to MVSVLFVCLGNICRSPMAEAVLRHKLRQQGLEEKVHVDSAGTGDWHVGAPPHHGTRAILARQGISYEGIKARQVKNEDLTRFDYIVVMEDRNLAFIEQMVGTTDNRFCRLTDFIGDPNYTKVPDPYFTGDFEETYRLVEAGCEGLIRTIRAREEI
- a CDS encoding glycosyltransferase, which encodes MEGVSVITCTIRPNQIHNVFGNFARQMFKKKELIIILNRKNMNLRRWLQMAKKFKNVYVYQMPGGPLGVCLNFGIRKARYSFIVKFDDDDYYAPKYLTQAVHALKTTGASLVGKDAHTTYFEGKKLIAI
- a CDS encoding glycosyltransferase, which encodes MEGVSVITCTMRSNQVHNIFRNFVSQMFRKKELIIILNRKNMSLPQWLQVAKKFKNVRVYKIPGDTLGACLNFGITKARYSFIAKFDDDDYYAPKYLSQAVHALKTTNASMVGKGATVTYFENIKTLAIRKPHHESKFLNEIQMPGPHLGGGTMVFKKNVYPYVKFPNRTLCEDIIFQQRLRMKGYKIYSTDRYYYVSIRRKNKHTHTWKGTDEKVLRECKIIARTQDYKSYAKKELM
- a CDS encoding PIG-L deacetylase family protein, with product MGAIQYTKQRVLILAPHADDEIIGCGGVIQKYLKNNSIVRIVIASFVKGKSQKYDTETNKYVIYNGNVRLKELNQSHAILGIKDYCFLYTDYEAEQYHSRLDVIPRVELASKIEQEIKYFHPTVIYIPSKTKHQDHTALHQAALTATRPYYWNGSVIVYETDGEICFQPHLYIPMSSVEAEKKADALNVYKTQLGTKRHPINPESILTKAKFRGQSIYSDYAEAFQIIRLHG
- a CDS encoding ATP-grasp domain-containing protein, with the translated sequence MVSVSEYNRLMQVMNKGTLIHTLKKKGIPTPRSVIVNTVKGLRKALHDLGYPDHPVCFKPTVSDGSRGFRILDTQKNRLDPLFNEKPNSAYISDHELFRILSDCSVIPETIVMEYLPHEEYSIDLLARDGEVIVAIPRLREAIVNGISVKSTIVKEDDVIAYASRIVRELRLHGNIGVQICRDKDAQPKIIEINPRIQGTIVHCTAAGVNLPYLAVKLAKGIPIHSSELSVRWGTRMTRYWEEVFWSEEGLPIQPGI